In Castanea sativa cultivar Marrone di Chiusa Pesio chromosome 6, ASM4071231v1, a single window of DNA contains:
- the LOC142640729 gene encoding serine/threonine-protein kinase ATG1a isoform X1 encodes MDLRDPSHQPRLVGDYILGPRIGSGSFAVVWKSKHRHSGVEVAVKEIDKKQLSPKVSENLLKEISILSTIDHPNIIRLFEAIETKDRIYLVLEYCDGGDLAAYINKHGKVSEAIARHFMRQLAAGLQVLQEKHLIHRDLKPQNLLLTTGEVTPLLKIGDFGFARSLTPQGLADTLCGSPLYMAPEIIRNQKYDAKADLWSVGAILFQLVTGKPPFDGNSQLQLFQNILTSTELQFPQGALEELHPDCVDLCRSLLRQDPVQRLTFTEFFNHNFLGGPRPIVEAEHSSVLPMMKPMVGQCSYTASDERLQLHSGHPLNSSSRNQALTTSVTKSVDGDAFSDSMEPIEKDYVIVNVNAHFASVEAFSYYLESSLQDKSTTRVSPCPSRKSDEDIADAMQTMELTGSSVGAAQSHGPDLLVTSSASSILRGVQGLTILHPSTRLLLLRQYVQALAELSQEKYNAGHFLESFSVELIVLAVWNKAIEICSSWLASASEGELPESSSTNESITSRIGAEEHIDFSRPSSVSLWAEQGFIVAFDRAEKLSYHIRDMNGAAEMPDAMEIIFQKALTVGKSGAVDEYLQNKGSAAASYSKAMLLLSFIVEEATSLPLRPPFSLTADDKKRIQQYIVNLQSRQTQFLMSRPSS; translated from the exons ATGGATCTTCGTGACCCGAGCCACCAGCCTCGCTTGGTGGGGGACTACATACTGGGTCCGAGAATCGGGTCGGGTTCATTCGCCGTGGTGTGGAAGTCCAAGCATCGCCACTCAGGCGTTGAAGTCGCTGTCAAAGAGATTGACAAGAAACAGCTTAGCCCAAAAGTCAGTGAGAATTTGCTCAAAGAGATTTCCATTCTCAGCACAATCGATCACCCAAACATCATTCGACTTTTTGAGGCCATCGAG ACTAAGGATAGAATTTACCTTGTTTTGGAGTATTGTGATGGTGGTGACCTTGCGGCTTATATTAATAAACATGGCAAAGTTTCCGAGGCCATCGCTAGACATTTTATGAGGCAATTGG CGGCAGGATTGCAGGTGCTTCAAGAAAAACACCTCATTCACAGAGATTTGAAACCTCAG AATTTGCTCTTAACAACGGGGGAAGTGACTCCACTTTTGAAGATTGGAGATTTTGGTTTTGCAAG GTCCCTGACACCCCAAGGCTTGGCTGACACCCTATGTGGTTCACCATTGTACATGGCTCCAGAGATTATTCGAAACCAGAAGTATGATGCAAAG GCTGACTTATGGAGTGTTGGGGCGATATTGTTCCAGCTGGTGACTGGGAAGCCACCATTTGATGGCAATAGTCAATTGcag CTTTTTCAGAACATCTTAACATCGACCGAGCTGCAGTTTCCGCAAGGTGCTTTAGAGGAACTGCATCCAGATTGTGTGGATCTTTGCAGAAGCCTTCTACGTCAAGACCCAG TTCAGCGATTAACCTTCACAGAGTTCTTCAATCATAATTTCCTAGGGGGGCCCAG GCCAATAGTGGAGGCTGAGCACTCTTCTGTACTTCCAATGATGAAACCAATGGTCGGGCAGTGCAGTTATACTGCTTCTGATGAGAGATTGCAATTACACTCTGGGCATCCTTTGAATTCATCCAGCAGAAATCAAGCATTAACTACATCTGTAACTAAGAGTGTTGATGGTGATGCAT TTTCTGATTCAATGGAGCCTATTGAGAAAGATTATGTCATTGTCAATGTCAACGCTCATTTTGCTTCAGTGGAGGCTTTCTCTTATTATCTCGAGTCTTCCCTGCAAGATAAATCCACGACCAGAGTTTCTCCATGCCCTTCAAGGAAGAGTGACGAGGATATAGCTGATGCAATGCAAACAATGGAGCTGACTGGTAGTTCTGTTGGTGCGGCACAAAGCCATGGACCAGATCTCTTAGTGACATCAAGTGCATCATCTATATTAAGGGGAGTTCAAGGACTAACCATATTGCATCCTTCGACTAGACTTCTCTTGTTACGTCAGTATGTTCAGGCTCTTGCAGAACTATCGCAAGAAAAG TATAATGCAGGACATTTTCTAGAATCATTTTCAGTTGAGCTAATTGTTTTGGCTGTATGGAATAAAGCTATTGAAATCTGCAGCTCTTGGCTGGCTTCCGCTTCAGAAGGTGAATTACCTGAAAGTAGTTCCACCAATGAATCCATAACTTCTAGAATAGGTGCGGAGGAACACATAGATTTTAGCAGGCCTTCATCTGTCTCCTTGTGGGCAGAACAAGGGTTTATTGTTGCATTTGATCGTGCGGAAAAGTTGTCCTATCATATCAGAGATATGAATG GTGCTGCTGAGATGCCAGATGCGATGGAAATCATATTCCAAAAAGCACTTACTGTTGGGAAAAGTGGTGCT GTAGATGAATATTTACAGAACAAGGGTAGTGCAGCAGCATCGTACTCCAAAGCAATGCTTCTGCTTTCGTTTATTGTGGAAGAAGCAACATCCCTGCCATTGAGACCACCTTTTTCATTAACTGCTGATGATAAGAAGCGGATCCAGCAATACATTGTCAACTTGCAGTCCCGTCAGACTCAGTTCCTGATGTCACGGCCTTCCTCCTAA
- the LOC142640729 gene encoding serine/threonine-protein kinase ATG1a isoform X2 yields the protein MDLRDPSHQPRLVGDYILGPRIGSGSFAVVWKSKHRHSGVEVAVKEIDKKQLSPKVSENLLKEISILSTIDHPNIIRLFEAIETKDRIYLVLEYCDGGDLAAYINKHGKVSEAIARHFMRQLAAGLQVLQEKHLIHRDLKPQNLLLTTGEVTPLLKIGDFGFARSLTPQGLADTLCGSPLYMAPEIIRNQKYDAKADLWSVGAILFQLVTGKPPFDGNSQLQLFQNILTSTELQFPQGALEELHPDCVDLCRSLLRQDPVQRLTFTEFFNHNFLGGPRPIVEAEHSSVLPMMKPMVGQCSYTASDERLQLHSGHPLNSSSRNQALTTSVTKSVDVSDSMEPIEKDYVIVNVNAHFASVEAFSYYLESSLQDKSTTRVSPCPSRKSDEDIADAMQTMELTGSSVGAAQSHGPDLLVTSSASSILRGVQGLTILHPSTRLLLLRQYVQALAELSQEKYNAGHFLESFSVELIVLAVWNKAIEICSSWLASASEGELPESSSTNESITSRIGAEEHIDFSRPSSVSLWAEQGFIVAFDRAEKLSYHIRDMNGAAEMPDAMEIIFQKALTVGKSGAVDEYLQNKGSAAASYSKAMLLLSFIVEEATSLPLRPPFSLTADDKKRIQQYIVNLQSRQTQFLMSRPSS from the exons ATGGATCTTCGTGACCCGAGCCACCAGCCTCGCTTGGTGGGGGACTACATACTGGGTCCGAGAATCGGGTCGGGTTCATTCGCCGTGGTGTGGAAGTCCAAGCATCGCCACTCAGGCGTTGAAGTCGCTGTCAAAGAGATTGACAAGAAACAGCTTAGCCCAAAAGTCAGTGAGAATTTGCTCAAAGAGATTTCCATTCTCAGCACAATCGATCACCCAAACATCATTCGACTTTTTGAGGCCATCGAG ACTAAGGATAGAATTTACCTTGTTTTGGAGTATTGTGATGGTGGTGACCTTGCGGCTTATATTAATAAACATGGCAAAGTTTCCGAGGCCATCGCTAGACATTTTATGAGGCAATTGG CGGCAGGATTGCAGGTGCTTCAAGAAAAACACCTCATTCACAGAGATTTGAAACCTCAG AATTTGCTCTTAACAACGGGGGAAGTGACTCCACTTTTGAAGATTGGAGATTTTGGTTTTGCAAG GTCCCTGACACCCCAAGGCTTGGCTGACACCCTATGTGGTTCACCATTGTACATGGCTCCAGAGATTATTCGAAACCAGAAGTATGATGCAAAG GCTGACTTATGGAGTGTTGGGGCGATATTGTTCCAGCTGGTGACTGGGAAGCCACCATTTGATGGCAATAGTCAATTGcag CTTTTTCAGAACATCTTAACATCGACCGAGCTGCAGTTTCCGCAAGGTGCTTTAGAGGAACTGCATCCAGATTGTGTGGATCTTTGCAGAAGCCTTCTACGTCAAGACCCAG TTCAGCGATTAACCTTCACAGAGTTCTTCAATCATAATTTCCTAGGGGGGCCCAG GCCAATAGTGGAGGCTGAGCACTCTTCTGTACTTCCAATGATGAAACCAATGGTCGGGCAGTGCAGTTATACTGCTTCTGATGAGAGATTGCAATTACACTCTGGGCATCCTTTGAATTCATCCAGCAGAAATCAAGCATTAACTACATCTGTAACTAAGAGTGTTGATG TTTCTGATTCAATGGAGCCTATTGAGAAAGATTATGTCATTGTCAATGTCAACGCTCATTTTGCTTCAGTGGAGGCTTTCTCTTATTATCTCGAGTCTTCCCTGCAAGATAAATCCACGACCAGAGTTTCTCCATGCCCTTCAAGGAAGAGTGACGAGGATATAGCTGATGCAATGCAAACAATGGAGCTGACTGGTAGTTCTGTTGGTGCGGCACAAAGCCATGGACCAGATCTCTTAGTGACATCAAGTGCATCATCTATATTAAGGGGAGTTCAAGGACTAACCATATTGCATCCTTCGACTAGACTTCTCTTGTTACGTCAGTATGTTCAGGCTCTTGCAGAACTATCGCAAGAAAAG TATAATGCAGGACATTTTCTAGAATCATTTTCAGTTGAGCTAATTGTTTTGGCTGTATGGAATAAAGCTATTGAAATCTGCAGCTCTTGGCTGGCTTCCGCTTCAGAAGGTGAATTACCTGAAAGTAGTTCCACCAATGAATCCATAACTTCTAGAATAGGTGCGGAGGAACACATAGATTTTAGCAGGCCTTCATCTGTCTCCTTGTGGGCAGAACAAGGGTTTATTGTTGCATTTGATCGTGCGGAAAAGTTGTCCTATCATATCAGAGATATGAATG GTGCTGCTGAGATGCCAGATGCGATGGAAATCATATTCCAAAAAGCACTTACTGTTGGGAAAAGTGGTGCT GTAGATGAATATTTACAGAACAAGGGTAGTGCAGCAGCATCGTACTCCAAAGCAATGCTTCTGCTTTCGTTTATTGTGGAAGAAGCAACATCCCTGCCATTGAGACCACCTTTTTCATTAACTGCTGATGATAAGAAGCGGATCCAGCAATACATTGTCAACTTGCAGTCCCGTCAGACTCAGTTCCTGATGTCACGGCCTTCCTCCTAA
- the LOC142640728 gene encoding protein LATE ELONGATED HYPOCOTYL — MDTYSSGEELVIKARKPYTITKQRERWTEDEHNRFLEALKLYGRAWQRIEEHIGTKTAVQIRSHAQKFFSKLEKEALVKGVPIGQALDIDIPPPRPKRKPSNPYPRKTSIGVPTSQVGTKDGKLFTSASSSDCKQALDLEKEPLPEKPNGDEKPENAKDNLDDNCSEVFTLHQEVHCSSVSSANRSSVPTPVALRNLNTLREFVPSMKRSITQDETNESYVTIELKGNQKLEKADAKQTIQDTGTSNGSKLGNHNVLHEKPIQGDKTQDLNCALPMDEMQATQNYPRHVPVQVVDGSLGTCTQTPSSDMSFQDSIFHPMGEVHRHHNPFTNPAASATTEHQNNVPRSVNQSFPAFHPPFTPIRHNQDDYQSFLHMSSTFSSLIVSTLMQNPAAHAAASFAATVWPYANVEASADSPASTQGVFPPRQMGSTPSMAAIAAATVAAATAWWAAHGLVPLCAPLPTAFTCNPASTAAVPPTDSGQAPAAKTEGEVNTLQTPPLQQLDPEYSEAVQAQHSDSKLPIPSSSDSEESGGAKLNSGPKATDHENAVTATELHDSNKTKGRKQVDRSSCGSNTASSSDRETDALEKQEMGKEEPKEPDANHSAADTSNRRCCSSSSRSFSYMNDSWKSVSEEGRLAFQALFSREVLPQSFSPPHDLKNMGNQKDNTTDDKQNANENDGNASLLDLNSQKSGSCSVQQGILNFEPNNNGEGLLTIGLAYGKLKARRTGFKPYKRCSVEAKENRVANASGQGEEKGPKRIRLEGEASI, encoded by the exons ATGGACACATACTCCTCTGGGGAAGAACTGGTTATTAAG GCTAGAAAACCATATACAATAACTAAGCAACGGGAGAGATGGACGGAGGACGAGCATAATAGGTTTCTAGAAGCCTTGAAGCTCTATGGACGAGCATGGCAGCGGATAGAAG AACATATAGGAACAAAGACTGCTGTGCAGATCAGAAGTCATGCACAGAAATTCTTTTCAAAG TTGGAGAAGGAGGCTCTTGTTAAAGGTGTTCCAATAGGCCAAGCTCTTGACATAGATATTCCACCTCCACGCCCTAAAAGGAAACCAAGCAATCCTTATCCTCGAAAGACAAGCATCGGCGTTCCCACATCACAGGTGGGGACGAAGGATGGAAAACTTTTCACATCAGCTTCTTCTTCGGATTGCAAACAAGCACTGGACTTGGAGAAAGAACCACTTCCTGAG AAACCTAATGGAGATGAGAAACCAGAAAATGCAAAAGATAATCTGGATGACAATTGCTCAGAAGTCTTTACCCTTCACCAAGAAGTTCATTGTTCTTCTGTTTCTTCAGCAAACAGGAGTTCTGTACCGACTCCCGTTGCTCTCAGAAATTTAAACACGTTAAGGGAGTTTGTCCCTTCAATGAAAAGGTCAATAACCCAAGATGAAACAAATGAATCTTATGTCACTATTGAACTTAAAGGAAATCAGAAGTTGGAGAAAGCTGATGCCAAACAGACAATTCAAGATACTGGCACAAGTAATGGCTCAAAGTTGGGGAATCATAATGTTCTACATGAGAAGCCAATTCAAGGTGACAAGACACAGGATTTAAATTGTGCTTTGCCAATGGATGAGATGCAAGCCACTCAGAACTACCCAAGGCATGTCCCTGTGCAAGTTGTAGATGGAAGCTTAGGAACATGTACTCAAACTCCTTCCTCAGATATGTCATTCCAGGACTCCATATTTCACCCAATGGGAGAGGTTCACAGACACCATAATCCCTTTACAAATCCAGCAGCATCTGCTACCACTGAACATCAAAATAATGTTCCCAGATCTGTTAATCAATCATTTCCGGCTTTCCATCCTCCCTTTACCCCAATTCGCCATAACCAGGACGACTACCAATCATTTCTCCACATGTCCTCCACATTTTCAAGCCTTATTGTCTCTACTTTGATGCAAAATCCTGCAGCCCATGCTGCAGCAAGTTTTGCAGCTACAGTTTGGCCCTATGCAAATGTGGAGGCTTCTGCAGATTCTCCTGCAAGCACGCAAGGGGTTTTTCCACCGAGGCAAATGGGCTCTACTCCAAGTATGGCAGCTATTGCTGCTGCTACTGTAGCTGCTGCAACTGCATGGTGGGCAGCCCACGGACTGGTTCCCTTATGTGCTCCTCTTCCTACTGCTTTTACCTGCAATCCTGCATCTACAGCTGCAGTTCCACCAACAGATTCTGGCCAAGCCCCTGCAGCCAAGACAGAGGGAGAAGTGAATACTCTTCAAACTCCTCCCTTGCAACAACTCGACCCAGAATATTCAGAAGCTGTTCAAGCTCAGCATTCAGACTCAAAATTGCCAATTCCGTCATCATCAGACTCTGAGGAGAGTGGAGGTGCAAAGCTAAACTCTGGGCCAAAAGCTACTGATCATGAGAATGCTGTAACAGCTACTGAGCTCCAtgattcaaacaaaacaaaaggcagaAAACAGGTTGACCGTTCCTCATGTGGTTCCAACACAGCTTCTAGCAGTGACAGAGAGACAGATGCATTAGAGAAGCAGGAGATGGGGAAGGAAGAGCCGAAAGAACCTGATGCAAACCATTCAGCTGCTGATACTAGTAATCGTCGTTgttgtagtagtagtagtagaagtTTCAGCTACATGAATGATTCCTGGAAGTCAGTCTCTGAAGAG GGCCGGCTGGCCTTTCAAGCACTGTTCTCTAGAGAGGTACTGCCTCAAAGTTTTTCACCTCCACATGATCTGAAGAACATGGGGAATCAAAAGGACAATACCACAGACGATAAGCAAAATGCAAATGAGAATGATGGAAATGCATCACTGTTAGACCTCAACAGTCAAAAATCTGGGTCTTGTTCTGTCCAACAAGGAATCTTAAACTTTGAACCCAACAACAATGGGGAGGGGCTGCTGACAATAGGGCTTGCATATGGAAAGCTTAAGGCTCGTCGAACGGGATTTAAGCCATACAAAAGGTGTTCAGTAGAGGCCAAGGAGAATAGGGTGGCAAATGCTAGTGGCCAAGGTGAAGAGAAGGGTCCAAAGAGGATACGCTTGGAAGGGGAGGCTTCAATTTGA